The following are encoded in a window of Labrus bergylta chromosome 16, fLabBer1.1, whole genome shotgun sequence genomic DNA:
- the tcap gene encoding telethonin — MIPICTVLEKRNGVVVGAKLSCSVQEENKAQRESYSADWHSVSLKTQPEERQTMNFNDKSRRETLSRQWQARVLKQNCPSGVLRVGTVERGVREHQLLPKRNTLPLPIFTPAELGIRLGRGAPHTEEDLQPFTVPDGVCPSKRTVDEITRDLPPVKPTLMEFAKEARDLGRSMSQEAQRG; from the exons ATGATTCCGATCTGTACTGTCCTGGAGAAGCGTAACGGCGTGGTGGTGGGAGCTAAGCTGAGCTGCAGTGTACAAGAGGAGAACAAGGCTCAAAGGGAGAGCTACAGCGCTGACTGGCATAGTGTCAGTCTCAAGACTCAACCTGAAGAAAG GCAGACAATGAATTTTAATGACAAATCTCGGAGGGAGACTCTGTCCAGGCAGTGGCAGGCCCGGGTGTTGAAGCAGAACTGCCCCTCTGGTGTCTTGAGAGTGGGCACTGTGGAAAGAGGGGTGAGAGAGCACCAGCTGCTCCCAAAGAGAAACACCCTCCCTCTGCCCATCTTCACCCCTGCAGAGCTTGGTATCAGGCTTGGTCGTGGAGCcccacacacagaggaggaccTGCAGCCCTTCACCGTCCCAGACGGAGTCTGTCCCAGCAAGAGGACCGTGGACGAGATCACCAGAGACCTGCCTCCTGTCAAGCCAACACTCATGGAGTTTGCCAAAGAAGCCAGAGACCTGGGTCGCTCCATGTCCCAAGAGGCCCAGAGAGGGTGA